In the Kribbella sp. NBC_00482 genome, one interval contains:
- a CDS encoding LLM class flavin-dependent oxidoreductase encodes MPVEFLGIAGTNPASEVTPRTGGPLDLEYTSKLARAHEDNGWDRILFAYHSGSPDPAQVAAYVAGRTERINLVVAHRPNVASPTLTAKTFATLDHLSGGRFEVHVITGGSTADQAAEGDFLAKDDRYGRTAEFIQILKQAWTSDTRFDFDGKHYRFEQFLADIKPVQQPRPRISFGGSSAAAYEVGAAEADIFALWGEPLAGTREQLATIDAAAARVGRTDRPTIQIAFRPILAPTEELAWEKAERILGRIKDVQAGGVPASTRLRSKAPENAGSQRLLKAVAAGERHDRALWTAPTGLTGGGGNSTALVGTPETVAAALLDYYDLGIRIFSARGYDIYDDAIDFGRYVIPLVRSEVAHREQRKAS; translated from the coding sequence ATGCCAGTTGAGTTCCTCGGCATCGCCGGAACCAACCCGGCCAGCGAGGTGACGCCGCGAACAGGCGGCCCGCTGGACCTGGAATACACGAGCAAACTCGCGCGCGCCCACGAGGACAACGGCTGGGACCGCATCCTGTTCGCCTACCACTCGGGCTCTCCCGACCCGGCCCAGGTCGCGGCGTACGTCGCCGGCCGCACCGAGCGGATCAACCTCGTCGTCGCCCACCGGCCGAATGTCGCCTCTCCGACGCTGACCGCGAAAACGTTTGCGACTTTGGACCACCTGAGCGGCGGCCGGTTCGAGGTGCACGTGATCACGGGCGGGTCGACCGCGGACCAGGCCGCGGAGGGTGACTTCCTGGCGAAGGACGACCGGTACGGACGGACGGCCGAGTTCATCCAGATCCTCAAGCAGGCATGGACCTCGGACACCCGGTTCGACTTCGACGGAAAGCACTACCGGTTCGAGCAGTTCCTCGCCGATATCAAGCCGGTCCAGCAGCCGCGGCCACGGATCTCGTTCGGCGGCTCGTCCGCGGCGGCGTACGAGGTCGGTGCGGCCGAGGCGGACATCTTCGCGCTCTGGGGCGAGCCGCTGGCCGGGACCCGGGAGCAGCTCGCGACCATCGACGCCGCCGCGGCGCGCGTCGGCCGGACGGACCGGCCGACGATCCAGATCGCGTTCCGGCCGATTCTGGCGCCGACCGAGGAACTGGCCTGGGAGAAGGCGGAACGCATTCTCGGCCGGATCAAGGACGTACAGGCCGGCGGCGTTCCGGCGAGCACCCGGCTGCGGTCGAAGGCGCCGGAAAACGCTGGATCGCAGCGGTTGCTGAAGGCAGTCGCGGCCGGTGAGCGGCACGACCGCGCGCTCTGGACGGCGCCGACCGGTCTCACCGGTGGCGGCGGAAACTCCACCGCACTGGTCGGAACGCCGGAAACAGTAGCTGCCGCGCTGCTCGACTACTACGACCTCGGGATCCGGATCTTCTCCGCCCGCGGCTACGACATCTACGACGACGCGATCGACTTCGGCCGGTACGTGATCCCGCTGGTCCGCTCCGAGGTAGCCCACCGCGAACAAAGGAAAGCGTCATGA
- a CDS encoding FAD/NAD(P)-binding protein — protein sequence MTVADLHPWKEPVATVVFVGGGPRTAGLLERFAASADELIGGRRVEIHVVDPFPAGGGRIWRREQSRLLWMNSMTSDVTIFTDESVECEGPVVPGPDLATWVAGEGAVILEKAGLEPPGPMDFPPRLVQAEYLAWVWERVVRDLPATVITHPERAVELTADQRVILGSGREIAADAVVLALGYLDRLPTASESAWAAQAADAGLTYIPPGYTADVDLDGLWPQAPVIVRGFGQAFVDLMVLLTEGRGGWYDECDGLLSYHPSGDEPILYVGSRRGVPYHSKLGYTVPGTKPVPTRYLTKEALGEGVLDFDRDVAPLIEKELAYAHYQRLFAAHPERTRWSWDRFAEALDAWSPGSDAEFEVAVGAAVPDAADRFVRHEVDRPLAGRFFEDREGLERFLTELIENDLLRRADPAYSADLAVFNALLSIYSVLSRAITDGQLSDEDRVRRVETEWHGFFSFVASGPPPRRLEELLALHRAGIVRFAGPDLEVGIDNDQFVATSPAVTGEIRTRAFVEARLPRPDVLATADPLLRGLLDSGALAADELFAADGTSLGGGQLKADSRCRAIRSDGSTQETLFLLGPSVSGSAGSSGFSRPHFNGPGFRQNDAVARDLLKLLAPTVRKEERHAS from the coding sequence ATGACCGTCGCCGATCTGCATCCGTGGAAGGAGCCGGTGGCGACGGTGGTGTTCGTGGGGGGTGGGCCGCGGACCGCCGGGCTGCTGGAACGGTTCGCGGCCAGTGCCGACGAATTGATCGGTGGTCGCCGGGTCGAGATCCACGTGGTGGATCCGTTTCCGGCCGGTGGCGGGCGGATCTGGCGGCGCGAGCAGTCGCGGCTGCTGTGGATGAACTCGATGACGTCCGACGTCACGATCTTCACCGACGAGTCGGTCGAGTGCGAGGGACCGGTCGTGCCGGGCCCGGACCTCGCCACTTGGGTCGCCGGGGAGGGTGCGGTGATCCTCGAGAAAGCCGGGCTCGAACCTCCCGGCCCGATGGACTTCCCACCGCGTCTGGTGCAGGCGGAGTACCTGGCGTGGGTGTGGGAGCGCGTCGTCCGCGATCTCCCCGCGACCGTCATCACCCATCCGGAGCGAGCTGTCGAGCTCACTGCGGACCAGCGGGTGATCCTCGGGTCGGGGCGGGAGATCGCGGCCGACGCGGTGGTTCTCGCGCTCGGCTACCTGGATCGGTTGCCCACGGCATCGGAATCGGCGTGGGCGGCGCAGGCTGCGGACGCCGGGCTGACCTACATCCCGCCGGGGTACACCGCCGATGTCGACTTGGACGGATTGTGGCCGCAGGCGCCGGTGATCGTCCGCGGATTCGGGCAGGCGTTCGTCGACCTGATGGTGCTGCTCACCGAGGGCCGCGGCGGCTGGTACGACGAGTGCGACGGCCTGCTCAGCTACCACCCCTCCGGCGACGAGCCGATCCTGTACGTCGGTTCCCGCCGCGGCGTTCCGTACCACTCGAAGCTCGGCTACACCGTCCCGGGGACGAAGCCGGTCCCGACGCGCTACCTGACGAAGGAGGCGTTGGGCGAAGGCGTTCTCGACTTCGATCGTGACGTGGCGCCGTTGATCGAGAAAGAGCTGGCTTACGCCCACTATCAGCGGCTCTTCGCAGCCCATCCCGAACGAACCCGGTGGTCGTGGGATCGGTTCGCCGAGGCGCTCGACGCCTGGTCGCCTGGATCCGATGCGGAGTTCGAGGTTGCCGTTGGCGCTGCTGTGCCGGATGCTGCCGACCGGTTCGTCCGGCACGAGGTGGATCGGCCGTTGGCCGGGCGGTTCTTCGAGGATCGGGAAGGGCTCGAGCGGTTTCTCACCGAGCTGATCGAGAACGATCTGCTCCGGCGCGCGGATCCGGCGTACTCGGCGGATCTGGCGGTGTTCAACGCGCTGCTGAGCATCTACAGCGTGTTGTCGCGGGCGATCACCGACGGCCAGTTGTCGGACGAGGACCGCGTGCGACGGGTGGAGACCGAATGGCACGGGTTCTTCTCGTTCGTGGCGAGCGGACCGCCGCCGCGGCGGCTGGAGGAACTGCTCGCGCTGCACCGGGCCGGCATTGTCCGGTTCGCCGGTCCGGATCTTGAGGTTGGTATCGACAACGATCAGTTCGTTGCCACGAGCCCTGCTGTGACCGGGGAGATTCGGACTCGGGCGTTCGTTGAGGCCCGGCTGCCGCGCCCCGACGTACTTGCGACCGCCGATCCGTTGCTGCGTGGCCTCCTGGACTCGGGCGCGCTGGCGGCGGACGAACTGTTCGCGGCCGACGGAACGAGTCTCGGCGGCGGTCAACTCAAGGCGGACTCGCGGTGCCGCGCGATCCGTTCCGACGGGTCCACGCAAGAAACGCTGTTTCTGCTCGGGCCGTCCGTTTCCGGATCGGCCGGCTCGTCCGGTTTCTCCCGGCCGCATTTCAACGGTCCCGGCTTCCGGCAGAACGACGCCGTCGCCAGGGACCTGCTCAAGCTGCTCGCACCCACCGTACGGAAGGAAGAACGCCATGCCAGTTGA
- a CDS encoding LLM class flavin-dependent oxidoreductase: MKFCTYTLIDNSPDPISGVQLTPSERFRRVVQQAQWAEELGFDGYGVGERHAQRFISSSPPVVLSYIAAVTSRIRLLTTVTVLSLLDPVRVAEDYATLDQLSGGRLDIIIGKGNDPDQNALFGYELDGQWERNREKYELLRRLLRETGVSWSGRYRPALTDATTQPRPYRPDGIPLWHGSASSTESTELAARWGDPLFSANGFHPLEKYAGLIRHYRERWEAYGRDPAAAVVGAGFNGLYVKKTSQEAVEGYRPIFDAFMDSPGARHNQLPFRTLEEFLVGGSVLVGSPEQVIDKFGRYQEAFGHELSGISLEVAGLPEEENRESVETFVTEVMPALRASYPSRVWT; the protein is encoded by the coding sequence ATGAAGTTCTGTACGTACACGCTGATCGACAACTCGCCGGACCCGATCAGCGGCGTGCAGCTCACGCCGTCCGAGCGGTTCCGGCGCGTCGTCCAGCAGGCGCAGTGGGCGGAGGAGCTGGGCTTCGACGGGTACGGCGTGGGGGAGCGGCACGCGCAACGGTTCATCTCGTCGTCGCCGCCGGTCGTGCTGTCCTACATCGCGGCGGTGACGTCGCGGATCCGGCTGCTGACCACGGTGACGGTGCTGTCGCTGCTGGATCCGGTACGGGTGGCGGAGGACTACGCGACGCTCGACCAGCTGTCGGGCGGACGGCTGGACATCATCATCGGGAAGGGCAACGACCCGGACCAGAACGCGCTGTTCGGGTACGAGCTGGACGGGCAGTGGGAGCGGAACCGGGAGAAGTACGAGCTGCTCCGGCGACTGCTGCGGGAAACCGGAGTTTCCTGGTCGGGTCGTTATCGCCCGGCGCTGACGGACGCGACCACGCAGCCGCGGCCGTACCGGCCGGACGGCATCCCGCTGTGGCACGGGTCGGCGTCGTCAACGGAGTCCACCGAGCTGGCGGCGCGCTGGGGTGACCCGTTGTTCTCGGCGAACGGATTCCATCCGCTGGAGAAGTACGCCGGGCTCATCCGGCACTACCGGGAGCGCTGGGAGGCGTACGGGCGGGACCCGGCGGCGGCTGTGGTGGGCGCCGGGTTCAACGGGCTGTACGTGAAGAAAACGTCGCAGGAGGCGGTCGAGGGGTACCGGCCGATCTTCGACGCGTTCATGGACTCGCCGGGCGCCCGGCACAACCAGTTGCCGTTCCGGACGCTCGAGGAATTCCTCGTCGGCGGATCGGTGCTGGTCGGGTCGCCGGAACAGGTCATCGACAAGTTCGGCCGCTACCAGGAAGCGTTCGGGCACGAGCTTTCCGGCATCTCACTCGAGGTCGCAGGACTCCCGGAGGAGGAGAACCGGGAGTCCGTCGAGACCTTCGTCACGGAGGTCATGCCGGCCCTGCGCGCGTCGTACCCGAGCCGCGTCTGGACCTAG
- a CDS encoding LLM class flavin-dependent oxidoreductase, which yields MSRGLITAIEIDGAGGDPGAWRGPEVDPRAILTGELAVRAAQRAEAAGVDLVTFADALEAPDDVPDRVSVRLDALGLAARVAPVTQRIGLLPTITVTHTEPFHVQASVATLDHISGGRAGWIADVSTSAEAAAVIGRREPAPAAETWREARYVVDAGRRLWDSWEDDAIIRDVATGRFVDREKLHYVDLETPTFSVKGPSIVPRPPQGHPITAIRVTTPEALEAAGDAELVFLPNSGDLSKQVLELRENAGRSVTLDGRSVTLTLDQAVGPLVLVSAEVRPHVDGVERLLDLIEGWAAAGVDGVQLRPASLELDVPVIAEQLLPVLRERGLVGSGERGGSLRGRLGLRRPVNRYARSVR from the coding sequence ATGAGCCGCGGGTTGATCACGGCGATCGAGATCGACGGGGCGGGCGGGGATCCCGGGGCGTGGCGTGGTCCGGAGGTTGATCCGCGGGCGATTCTGACCGGTGAGCTCGCCGTACGCGCGGCGCAGCGGGCGGAGGCGGCGGGTGTCGACCTCGTGACGTTCGCGGATGCGCTCGAGGCGCCGGACGACGTACCCGATCGGGTGAGCGTCCGGCTGGATGCCCTCGGGCTGGCCGCGCGGGTCGCGCCGGTGACGCAACGCATCGGGTTGCTGCCGACGATCACCGTCACGCACACGGAGCCGTTCCACGTGCAGGCATCGGTTGCGACGCTCGACCACATCTCGGGTGGCCGCGCCGGGTGGATCGCGGACGTGTCGACATCGGCCGAGGCGGCTGCGGTGATCGGACGGCGCGAGCCGGCGCCGGCCGCCGAGACGTGGCGCGAGGCGCGGTACGTCGTCGACGCCGGGCGTCGCCTGTGGGACTCGTGGGAGGACGACGCGATCATCCGCGACGTTGCCACCGGGCGGTTCGTCGACCGGGAGAAGCTGCACTACGTCGACCTCGAGACGCCGACTTTCAGTGTCAAAGGTCCGTCGATCGTCCCGCGGCCGCCGCAGGGGCATCCGATCACCGCGATCCGGGTCACCACCCCGGAGGCACTGGAGGCGGCGGGTGATGCGGAACTGGTGTTTCTGCCGAATTCCGGCGACCTGTCGAAACAGGTGCTGGAGCTGCGGGAAAACGCTGGTCGCAGTGTGACGCTCGACGGTCGGAGTGTGACGTTGACGTTGGACCAGGCGGTCGGGCCGCTGGTTCTCGTGTCCGCCGAGGTGCGGCCGCACGTCGATGGTGTCGAGCGGCTCCTCGACCTGATCGAGGGATGGGCTGCGGCGGGCGTCGACGGCGTACAGCTTCGGCCGGCATCGCTCGAGCTCGACGTCCCGGTGATCGCGGAGCAGTTGCTGCCGGTGCTGCGGGAACGCGGCTTGGTCGGGTCCGGGGAGCGGGGCGGGAGTTTGCGCGGGCGGCTCGGGTTGCGGCGACCGGTGAACAGGTACGCGAGGAGTGTGCGATGA
- a CDS encoding DUF1684 domain-containing protein, with product MTVVSDLEQDWQTWHAARERDLDTDYGWLSVVAFNWLSATPTSIDGLAGKWWADEQAHVTASGELTAGGEPVHGTVSASVPEAGSLSWLLHGNRLAELVLRGGRYAVRQRDPGAATRRGFQGVPTYPIDDAWTVTGYFSPYAKVQRVEVSTARDDLRQHITAVGTVHVALGSTAYELVATAASDSRLNLSFHDKTNGEETAPWRTVTTGPVQQDGSVRIDFNRTINLPFAFTAYGTCPAPVPGNRLGLPVTAGEKKLR from the coding sequence ATGACGGTCGTTTCCGATCTTGAGCAGGACTGGCAGACCTGGCACGCGGCGCGGGAACGCGACCTGGACACCGACTACGGCTGGCTGTCGGTCGTCGCCTTCAACTGGTTGTCGGCCACGCCGACCTCGATCGACGGGCTGGCCGGCAAGTGGTGGGCGGACGAGCAGGCTCACGTCACGGCCTCCGGGGAACTGACGGCGGGCGGAGAACCAGTACACGGAACGGTTTCCGCCAGCGTTCCGGAAGCCGGCTCGCTCAGCTGGCTGCTGCACGGAAACCGGCTGGCGGAACTCGTGCTCCGCGGCGGCCGGTACGCCGTCCGGCAACGGGACCCGGGCGCGGCGACGCGGCGGGGCTTCCAGGGCGTACCGACGTACCCGATCGACGACGCCTGGACGGTCACCGGGTACTTCAGTCCGTACGCGAAGGTGCAGCGGGTGGAGGTGTCGACCGCGCGCGACGACCTGCGTCAGCACATCACCGCGGTCGGCACAGTCCACGTGGCGTTGGGTAGTACGGCGTACGAGCTGGTCGCGACCGCTGCGAGTGACAGCCGGCTCAACCTCTCGTTCCACGACAAGACGAACGGTGAAGAGACAGCGCCCTGGCGGACCGTGACGACCGGACCGGTGCAGCAGGACGGGTCGGTGCGGATCGACTTCAACCGGACCATCAACCTGCCGTTCGCGTTCACCGCGTACGGGACCTGCCCGGCGCCCGTGCCCGGTAACCGCCTCGGGCTGCCGGTGACCGCAGGCGAGAAGAAGCTGCGATGA
- a CDS encoding NAD-dependent epimerase/dehydratase family protein, with product MRIAILGGTQFIGRAVVERLAAEEHTLLVVHRGDHEPDDLVPVEHAHVDRHDGTALAAALKPFDPDALVDISGMNAAAADAALSAVGPSVKLVAISSGDVYRAYDGLHSDRTTDALPLTEESPLRDRRFVDGPNNENLEVEERYLPRGATVLRLGAVYGEHDYQRRFEFVLRRVRAGRRRIPVGSGQFLFSRVYVGDVAAAVSLALGADHPGAFNVVEPSTAPYRLFAEQILAAAGIEDAELVRVRDDLLPSDLSLTGAIDQHLLMDPWKARTVLGWAPVDPAETLRASVRWHLAHPPTDASADFSEDDAVLG from the coding sequence ATGCGAATCGCGATCCTAGGAGGAACCCAGTTCATCGGCCGGGCCGTCGTCGAGCGGCTGGCCGCCGAGGAGCACACGCTGCTTGTGGTGCACCGCGGCGACCATGAGCCCGACGATCTGGTGCCGGTCGAGCACGCGCACGTCGACCGCCATGACGGGACGGCGCTGGCTGCCGCGCTGAAACCGTTCGATCCCGACGCGCTCGTCGACATCTCGGGCATGAACGCGGCGGCCGCCGACGCGGCCCTCAGCGCGGTCGGACCGTCCGTGAAGCTCGTCGCCATCTCCAGCGGCGACGTCTACCGCGCGTACGACGGTCTGCACTCGGACCGTACGACCGACGCGCTGCCGCTGACCGAGGAATCACCGCTGCGCGACCGGCGCTTCGTCGACGGGCCGAACAACGAGAACCTGGAGGTGGAGGAGCGGTATCTCCCGCGGGGCGCGACCGTGCTGCGGCTCGGGGCGGTGTACGGCGAGCACGACTATCAGCGGCGCTTCGAGTTCGTCCTGCGGCGAGTCCGGGCCGGGCGGCGCCGAATCCCGGTCGGTTCCGGGCAGTTCCTCTTCAGCCGGGTGTACGTCGGCGACGTCGCAGCCGCAGTGTCCTTGGCGCTGGGTGCCGACCACCCCGGTGCGTTCAACGTGGTGGAGCCGTCGACCGCGCCGTACCGTCTGTTCGCCGAACAGATCCTGGCGGCGGCGGGGATCGAGGACGCGGAGCTGGTGCGGGTGCGGGACGACCTGCTGCCGTCGGACCTGTCGCTCACGGGGGCGATCGACCAGCACCTGCTGATGGACCCGTGGAAGGCGCGCACGGTACTCGGCTGGGCTCCGGTGGATCCGGCCGAGACGCTCCGCGCGTCGGTTCGGTGGCATCTCGCGCATCCGCCGACGGACGCTTCGGCCGACTTCTCCGAGGACGACGCCGTACTGGGCTGA
- a CDS encoding DUF899 family protein has translation MSETAMPPVVPVDEWARARAELLVAEKRVTREMDRIAAQRRRLPMVRFGEYTFTAADGPVTLLELFGEHRQLALYQFMDAGPDAFCGGCTYFTKNVANLAGLAGNDVAWATVSDMPIEQMAGYWKEMGWEHIPFASSAGTTFSADCGVGGGFLLSMFLRDGDNVFRTYTTGQRGVDRLLFSTSVSDLAAYGRQQEWEDSPAGWPQKPTYG, from the coding sequence ATGTCCGAGACAGCAATGCCTCCGGTGGTGCCGGTCGACGAGTGGGCGCGGGCACGCGCCGAGCTACTGGTCGCGGAGAAGCGGGTCACGCGGGAGATGGACCGGATCGCGGCCCAGCGGCGACGGCTGCCGATGGTGCGGTTCGGCGAGTACACGTTCACGGCGGCCGATGGGCCGGTCACGCTGCTGGAGCTGTTCGGTGAGCACCGCCAGCTCGCGCTGTACCAGTTCATGGACGCCGGTCCGGACGCGTTCTGCGGCGGCTGCACGTACTTCACCAAGAACGTCGCCAACCTCGCCGGCCTGGCCGGAAACGACGTGGCCTGGGCGACCGTTTCCGACATGCCGATCGAGCAGATGGCCGGGTACTGGAAGGAGATGGGCTGGGAGCACATCCCGTTCGCGTCCTCGGCCGGTACGACGTTTTCCGCCGACTGCGGCGTCGGCGGCGGCTTCCTGCTGAGCATGTTCCTGCGCGATGGCGACAACGTTTTCCGTACCTACACGACCGGCCAGCGCGGCGTCGACCGACTGCTCTTCAGCACCAGCGTCTCCGACCTCGCCGCGTACGGCCGCCAGCAGGAATGGGAGGACTCCCCGGCAGGTTGGCCGCAGAAACCGACGTACGGCTAG
- a CDS encoding NtaA/DmoA family FMN-dependent monooxygenase (This protein belongs to a clade of FMN-dependent monooxygenases, within a broader family of flavin-dependent oxidoreductases, the luciferase-like monooxygenase (LMM) family, some of whose members use coenzyme F420 rather than FMN.) — protein MTKQIHLAAHFPGVNNTTVWSDPAAGSQIDFGSFRKLAETAERGTFDFFFLAEGLRLREVKGQIHDLDVVGRPESLTVLSALAAVTTHLGLAATVNSTFNEPYELAKRLSTLDHVSNGRAAWNVVTSWDAFTGENFRRGGYLDKGDRYVRAQESLRIVRKLWDSWNGDELVLDQAAGAFAREGAGAFADEGAHFTLRGRFGLPPSPQGRPVIIQAGDSDEGREFAASSADVIFSRHGTFEGGQTFYKDVKARLAKYGRTDDSLKIMPAVTVVVADTDADAIEKAAYIREQQVSGPTALVLAELLWGRDLSAYDPDGPLPAEDPVVGSSVTQGRVGYNDPFPIVSEWRAQAEANGWSLRQTVINQQNRQTFVGSPTTVAEAVNRHVQENAADGFVLVPHLTPSGLDDFVDRVVPLLRERGVFRSEYAGTTLRDHLGLQP, from the coding sequence ATGACCAAGCAGATCCATCTTGCCGCGCACTTTCCGGGAGTCAACAACACGACCGTCTGGTCGGACCCCGCGGCCGGGTCGCAGATCGATTTCGGATCGTTCCGGAAACTCGCGGAAACCGCGGAACGCGGGACGTTCGACTTCTTCTTCCTGGCCGAGGGGCTGCGGCTGCGGGAAGTGAAGGGACAGATCCACGACCTGGACGTCGTCGGCCGGCCCGAGTCGCTGACCGTGCTCAGCGCGCTGGCCGCGGTCACGACGCACCTCGGTCTGGCCGCGACCGTCAACTCGACCTTCAACGAGCCGTACGAACTGGCGAAGCGACTCTCCACCCTCGACCACGTCTCCAACGGCCGCGCGGCCTGGAACGTCGTGACGTCCTGGGACGCGTTCACCGGCGAGAACTTCCGCCGCGGCGGGTACCTCGACAAGGGCGACCGGTACGTCCGGGCGCAGGAATCGCTGCGGATCGTGCGGAAACTCTGGGACTCCTGGAACGGTGACGAACTCGTCCTGGACCAGGCGGCGGGTGCGTTCGCCCGCGAAGGCGCTGGGGCCTTCGCGGACGAGGGCGCGCACTTCACCCTCCGCGGGCGGTTCGGTCTGCCGCCGTCGCCGCAAGGCCGGCCGGTGATCATCCAGGCCGGCGACAGCGACGAGGGGCGCGAGTTCGCGGCGTCGAGCGCGGACGTGATCTTCAGCCGGCACGGGACGTTCGAGGGCGGGCAGACCTTCTACAAGGACGTGAAGGCGCGGCTGGCGAAGTACGGGCGGACCGATGATTCGCTGAAGATCATGCCCGCGGTGACGGTCGTCGTCGCGGACACGGACGCCGACGCGATCGAGAAAGCGGCGTACATCCGGGAGCAGCAGGTGTCCGGTCCGACCGCGTTGGTGCTGGCCGAACTGCTGTGGGGACGCGACCTCTCGGCGTACGACCCGGACGGTCCGCTGCCGGCCGAGGACCCGGTCGTCGGCTCGTCGGTGACGCAGGGGCGGGTCGGGTACAACGATCCGTTTCCGATCGTTTCCGAATGGCGGGCGCAGGCGGAGGCGAACGGCTGGTCGCTGCGGCAGACCGTCATCAACCAGCAGAACCGGCAGACGTTCGTCGGGTCACCCACCACGGTCGCGGAAGCCGTCAACCGGCACGTTCAGGAAAACGCTGCAGACGGTTTCGTACTCGTTCCGCACCTCACCCCGTCCGGCCTCGACGACTTCGTCGACCGAGTCGTCCCACTGCTCCGCGAACGCGGCGTTTTCCGCTCGGAATACGCCGGCACAACCCTCCGCGACCACCTCGGACTCCAGCCATGA
- the ssuE gene encoding NADPH-dependent FMN reductase has protein sequence MATIATISSSPSVPSRTDAVLDYVTKRLISHGHTVTPIVLRDLPAEPLLRGQADDPAISAAASVLENADAVVVTTPVYKAAYSGLLKVFLDLLPQYALKGKTVLPLATGGTPAHVLVIDYALRPVLTSLGAGAIGQGWFVLSSQVQLYDGGGLLLDPVASVPLYQVTEAFLATVEGEQPVESAPVQLAAVEAVRARPEDPEAAPLLADLVVEYSTRYGRTNENTQLTEVPPSDFHAERGGAFVLLRHGGQTVAGGAIRRYDDETAEVKRMWTSHLHRRQGLGRRVLAELEAAAVDLGYRRLYLTTGPRQPEAAGLYLSVGFEPQFDTEVDPESIGPLPFRKDLPVALKVAS, from the coding sequence ATGGCGACCATTGCAACGATCTCCAGCAGCCCCTCGGTTCCGTCGCGGACCGATGCGGTTCTCGACTATGTCACCAAGCGCCTGATCAGCCACGGCCACACCGTCACGCCGATCGTGTTGCGCGATCTTCCGGCCGAACCGTTGCTACGCGGTCAAGCCGACGATCCAGCGATTTCCGCCGCGGCCTCGGTGCTCGAGAACGCGGATGCGGTCGTGGTCACGACGCCGGTCTACAAGGCGGCGTACTCCGGGTTGCTGAAGGTGTTCCTGGACCTGCTGCCGCAGTACGCGTTGAAGGGCAAGACAGTGTTGCCGTTGGCAACGGGTGGTACGCCGGCGCATGTGCTGGTGATCGACTACGCGCTCCGCCCGGTGCTCACCAGCCTCGGCGCCGGCGCGATCGGGCAGGGATGGTTCGTCCTGTCGTCGCAGGTTCAGCTGTATGACGGCGGCGGGCTGCTGCTCGATCCGGTGGCATCGGTCCCGCTGTATCAGGTGACGGAGGCGTTCCTCGCGACCGTCGAAGGCGAGCAGCCGGTGGAGAGCGCGCCGGTGCAGCTCGCCGCGGTGGAGGCGGTGCGGGCGCGTCCGGAGGATCCCGAGGCGGCGCCGTTGCTGGCGGATCTGGTCGTCGAGTACAGCACGCGGTACGGGCGGACGAACGAGAACACGCAGCTGACCGAAGTACCGCCGTCTGACTTTCACGCCGAGCGCGGCGGCGCGTTCGTGCTGCTGCGGCACGGCGGCCAGACGGTTGCCGGCGGCGCGATCCGTCGGTACGACGACGAGACCGCCGAGGTGAAGCGGATGTGGACGTCGCATCTGCATCGCCGACAGGGGTTGGGGCGTCGCGTGCTTGCCGAACTGGAAGCGGCGGCGGTCGATCTCGGGTATCGGCGGCTGTATCTGACGACGGGTCCGCGGCAGCCGGAGGCGGCCGGGTTGTATCTGTCGGTCGGGTTCGAGCCGCAGTTCGACACCGAGGTGGATCCCGAATCGATCGGTCCGCTGCCGTTCAGGAAGGACCTCCCGGTGGCGTTGAAGGTGGCGTCATGA